Within the Erigeron canadensis isolate Cc75 chromosome 6, C_canadensis_v1, whole genome shotgun sequence genome, the region TGCATTACAAACACAAATGCAGATTTAGCATATAGTATGTTCCTCCATGGAAATTCTCACAGACGCAAAAGGTAACTAACATAGACTATGTAGCAATCAGAATCATCTTCCACCAGATATTACTTGCAGTATCCAGATACCCACAGGTTATTTAGTATAGCAAAACAAATCACAAGTGTTTAAGAACTAGATAATCACCCATAGAAAGACATCTCCAATCCAAAAACTAGTCGACTCCTAACTCCTAAGGATAAGACTTAAGAGTCTGAACAAGATAATCACCCACAAAAAGACATTCTGAAATCCAAAAACCAGTTACACTCCTCAGAAAATGAGCTTGAACCAATATTTCCAAATGGGGCGGATAAGGTATTGGTATCTTCAAAACATAACTAAAGTGATACTAAGAAACAACAGGTGATATAGTAATCAAGACTAACTATCTAATAGCTCGCCAATGCCAGGTCTATAGATACATTCATGCATAACAATGAAGATACAGGTGAGGTAAACCATACCAAAATCAATCATTTACCATAGATACGAGAATAAAAAACATACTGGAGAAGGTGATCATCTTACTGATTCTGATATATCacaatcaaaaaccaaaaactgaCATCTGATCCTTCAAGGACTAGCCAACAATACCCAAACAAGCTGCACTTTGAGCCTCGTTTCAGCTTCCTTATATTTTGTTAACTATATGTAATCTAGCTTAGATAGTTTCAAAGATGATAGCAGTTCAGCTTACTTACAATTTTGCTAATCAAACCGTTTAAAAGAAAGCCGTAAACATGTAGTATCATTTAGTTAGCAAAAACAGTAACTTACTTATAGCAAAATCACACTACATTGTAATTACCTACAATTAAACCTATCTCAAACAAACATCCAAACATTTATCATACCATATACGTGCATGTAAACGATACACACCCGTAAAGGAAAGCATATTTAAACCGATAGACGAGATGTTAAAACTTCCTTACATAATCATCAACCGTCTTTCACTCACCAACAATAGAAGCAGCAGCAACATCAACATTacctctaaaaccctaaaaacttGTTGGCAAATTCATACTAGcaataaacaaactaattaattcaaaatttataaaactcaattaaaaTCATTTAACATTCTTATCATCACCATCAGCAGCATTGGACGAAATACGAAGTCCAGAGTTAGCCGCAGATCGACCTCGCGTCCTCGACGGCAGAATGTTATCCAAATCAACCTCCGCCAACGGATCATCGGAGAGGTCATCATCACCGTCAGAATCAGTTGCACTTCCGTCATCGGAATCATCATCAGATTCTTCAatcatttttccttttcctttatCATCCTTCATtattccttttccttttccatTCGTATTTTCTTCTTCTCCATCTGAATCGTCATCATCTGAACCAACTTCATCTTCAGCTTCATACTCTTCTGAATCTTCGTCGTCATTTTCCGTTTCGGTTTTTTCGCCGTTAATGATTTTTTCTTCGACGGCGGCGGCGGGAGTGGTTTCTGGACGGATTTTTTTGGCGGTGTCGATTTCGTCGTCTTCGGCGGTGGGCTTGCGTTTGGAAGGTAAAGGGACGTTTGGTTGATGAGCTTCGTTAAGGTCAGTCATGGTTTTTAAATCGAATGAAAAACCCCAAACAAAATCCCCCTTTGGTTTTTTATTTGGCTGTAATTTAATTTTAGGGCATTCCTTTCTAATTGATTGATAGCGGGCGAGTGGAAGTGTTTGCTTGTTTGGATTTGGATACGGGTTTCCTCACCCACTGGACTGCCTTATCGTCTATTGGGCCCATTAGCCCAGACTTGTCATCATCATGTATACATAAACTAAGGTTTTATAAATAATCCGCATTATTTATCAATATCCATGCTTTGTTTTTCACTCATCATCCACTTAGTATTATTTTGACAATAAGTCAACAACATTATAACCGACTGTTTTAATCATAAGTCCATTCATTATTGTGTTAATGAAAAATAAGCAATaggcttcttttttttctttttcttttgtcttttattGGTTAAATGCGACGGCGAAGCCAAATTTGTAAGCCTATAATAACTGAACAGTTTACAACATAATAAcaagtatataaaaaagtaatattAAAAAAGACCAATCACTTTAAATTGAGTTGAAGGAACACATGGAACtttaagggtattttttttGGATGAATAATTATCTTTGAATTATATTACTCGTATGGGATGAGTTatattagggactccttattttaaggATTGTTACAGACTCGATCTAGACCATCCATTTTTatcagatctaatcaccactgatcatctacggcgacatctccggccatattcatctccggcgacatctccggcaagacttacacatgtgtaagtacaacttacacatatgtaagttgaataaaagtTATGATTCagagcgggcttcgcccttaaggatattcataaaccaaagctagtgggggtgataggtcattgagggtgataggtcatagtgtgataggtcatagaggttGACCGGTGATTagtgatctacctaaaaaaaattgcacttaaaacatgtgtaagttacttacacatgtgtaagtctcgccggaaatggtcgccgtcgccggaggatcatggtggtggtcggagatgatcatggtggtcaGAGATAATGATGGTGATGGCCGGAAAAGGAGGTAAAATGAGTTCCTAACAGTTCCTAAAATAAGAAGTCCCTAATTTAAATTTTTCcattactcgtaatatataagATTGAAAACGTTATTTGTTTGTATAAGGTTCCAAATAAAGATATAGTAATTTATATTGAGTGTGAGAGCCAAATGAATCGAAAGATTCATgtcaacaataacaacaataagaCCAAATCATGAGAATTGTTTTGTTTAGATAATGTTAAATGTGTTAACATTAatcattatttaaaattttatgtttccTTATATAAATTCTCTGTCCAAACGTAAGAATCTATCTATTTCTaattacttgtttttttttttatcatttccattttatattacatttttttcttaCCAAACACACCTTAATTCTCTTTAATctgttgattttgtatatagaaaTTTATTAAGATGATATTTTGAAGACGATTGTTCATTATCCATACATTTTTATTGACTTTGAGACATATGTtaagaaacaaaatataaagtaGGAAGAAAGTGTGCCAAGTGGAGAAATATATGTAAACCGAAAGATAGTGAAGTGGCAGCCGCTTGAATCGGTGATGATGACGTAACCCCCTCTGTCCCCACCAGATATGGCGCGTACCAAACACCTAAATCAAAAAAACACCCCCCACCACCGTCAACACACCTTCCTATTTTCCGGCCATCCGTCCATCCGTCTATTAATTGTTGATGATATATGGtagtaaagtaaaaaaattctatatcaaaaaagtataatatataaatccatATAATTACCTCCCCAACCAACCACCATTTCTCCtcatatatttcatttttttcgtcatcatcttcattgttgtgttttcttttttcaaattttcactgaattttatttaattttaagtttacatcatatatatatgcacactACAATGTGTCACCGAATACTTGCTATATTTAGGAATTTCTTTATTGTTTCTTTCTGTTGCAACCAACTCACACCGCTACTGGTACTCCTACTACTACTACTTCCTTAGCATTTTATTTAGAAGGAAGGACAAACAATCAGTCATAATAATGGAGCAAAACGACACATTTGGTCGTCGTTTTGGATACGAAATGGAAATGCAGATGAACACTACTACTGCTACTGGAGTTCAGGTTGCTGACCAATGCTTTAATGGGGCGAAAGAAGGCGCAGGTGGCTCTGCTGCTGCGGCGGCGGAAGCAAGACGACGGCGGTGTGCAATAAACAAGGAGAAAGGTTTCGTGAAGAGGAAACGTACCGTGCATTATCGTACTAATGGCTTTGTTCCTCCTCCTTTACCACCAAATGTACGTATGCTTTCTCTCTTCATTTATTTAATTCTCTTAGTATGTTTAGTTGCTCACagtattttctaaaataaacaGATTGTAGTAGATGACACTTTGAAGTTTAAGGTCCGGTTACATTTTAACCTCCCCATACGCCGTCTAGGACccaaaaaatccataaaatacTGCACTAGACAGTTTCTTTTATGATTTGCCTGTATATAAAAACACTAGCATACTAGTGGGTTAAGGTTTTTTTGGTCAAAATGTTTATTGATAGTTGTCCCACACgtaatataataatgaaaacaaTAACACGATTGGTTAatatcttaattttatcaagaataagttaacttttaacaatataataatattttatacgTATTTCAAATTTCATAACCTCCATATAGATttctaaaacattttttatgtgatttttataattgaaattgagaaaacataatttaaataaattaagagggtgtttgggattccATTATAtaatgattatctgattattacgtttataaaatgcaaataatctaaaaaagtgtttgcatgaaaaagtgattattggatatgaaaacgcagttttggagaagcatgtaccagcatgctttttcaaaacgcagttttggatacacataatatattttgaaaaagcaacttttgtttgtaaacgcaataccaaacacccctaagtCGATAGTTAAATGAGTTAATAATAGAAATACAGAAGTTTGGCTAAATTTATaagtaaactaaaaattaaGAGTTCCACctttgtttataataaaaaccaCATGGAATAAAAACCACatctatttataataaaaaccacacctatttataataaaattatgtttttgtgtATAAATTTCAAACTAAAAATTAAGAGTTCCACCTTTGTAGTAGAACATGGAATAAAAACCACaactatttataataaaattatgttttgGTGTATAAATTTCAAactaagttgtttttttttttctaaaagaatAATACTTTAAACCTACAAAATCAGTAGGAGCCCAATAGTTCCacctttgtttaattttattttttaattattaaagtatGTACTAGCCAAAAAAGGAAAGACAATTTTTGTTAAGATCTGAGTCATGCATAAAAACGATAAGATTTTTTCATGCCGATATTCTAAAATCggcaaactaaaaaaaatagtaaactTGAATGATTCCTTGAGTTAGATTCACTAACGAGATCAATATTTAGGAAATGTTAAACCAGATATAAGTTAAGAATCGTAAAACAATATCAAGGTCGTTGCATAGTCATATGTATTGGTTAACAAAAATTTCTGCTAATTCTTTTGAATCAAAGCATTTAGTAATTAGTAGTGTGCATCATCTTAACTACAGTTCATGGAATTAAAGTAAACAAGAGAGGTGGTAGGGAGGTATGCATATAAATTACATACGTTTTCTCTTTATAGTCGAGTTTATGTACATTACTTTAacattatatctatatctaaactGTTATATAAAGCAAGTTCCCTCCAACGCCTTTCTATTTTCTCAAATAACGATTGAATCTACCTATTTTGCCCCTCATTTTACTTTTGTATATTTCCATTTCCTTATTGATGTACCAAAAAATACAGTTAATGAAAtcatttacaacatatatctaTCAACTCCTTGAATGACTGTACTACaacattttacatcaataacctacattaGTCGCCCACATTCTGCAGGTATAAatttctctatatatacatatatgtgtacatGTGGTCTTTATATTTAAGTAGTTATGAggagatgatatgatatatCGTTATCCATGCTTTAAATGGCAGTTACCGTTAATTGTTTACGTATCGTTTCAAAGAAAAGAAGTTTCTCAAATGATATAATACGCCTTCCCCTGTATTAAAAGTAATATCCATTGGATGGATGTTGACGTGTAtataatttcttaaaattttctTAGTATGGCTCAAATTGGCATCAATCTGCCGCCTATCGTCACTCATTCggtttaataaattatttgagATTGTAGCGCCAAAGGTTAATGAGTAATTTGTCGTCGCTCGGCCATGTGTTATATGGATATGAACTAATATGCACTAAAATAGATTTGCTATTTTCACACCTGCATTCTACATGGTTTAGAGAAAGAAGCAAAAACTTGCAGTTATTTACAAATTGTTCACACTTTCAAACGTGTAAAAGAACTGAATATACATAAGTCGTAAGAGAAACTTTGCACTGATAAGTGTAGAAAACAATGATCACACTTATAATATTTTTGACTTCCTGTATTATTTTGTATCGCTTATAAACGTAAGCATCTTTTACAAGTAACTACAAACAATATGTCAATATGAAAAAAGAAACCAACACGTATCACAAGCTGTGTAGAAAAGGTGTGTGCAAATCACATGGATAGACTTTTCTTCCCATGTTGTGATCTTGATCGTTTCTTCAAACCAAGTAATGTGGAttcctttccaaaaaaaaagattgttgATCAGGGGAGATTGTTGTTTCTATTCTTCAAGAAGCTGCAAACCAGTGATGTCAACCATGTTGGCAGAACTATAATGCCAAAGGTTAggtttaattttttgattttcttacCTTGAACAGAAGCTTCATTGTATGGTAATCAGTAAGCTTAAGAGATCGTTTACGTTTCATTCTATTTATTGCAGATACCAGTGGAGACTCATCTACCTAGGCTCTTAGACAACCAAAGTATAATTTTACATATGCTTGACATGGACGGTGTGGATGCATGGTCATTCAAGTTTAGGTTGGTCTAACTTGCTCGATTATgctaaatattttgaattaacAGGgggaagaaaaacaagaaaacttGAAGTAATTATGTTTGTGTACAATTTTGGAATCTTCTTTATCTGCATCCTTTTAACAGGTACTGGGCAAATAATCAGAGCCGCATGTATGTGCTTGAGGGCACAGGTATGTCATTTGTACACCTTTCCGATTTTATTTAATAGCTTAATCATAGCGGTGTCATTTTGCGACATGCTTACCTATAAATAAATCGATTATATTTAATACCAAATGGGTTAaatataatacggagtaattagCTAAAAGGGAAACCGGATAAATAGGTTGAATGGGTCAATTTGGTTAGAACTCTCTCAAAAGGTAATTTAATTgtatacaaccttctaaactgTTTAAATACGAGATTAATATTTGTTGTCTGTAATATTACTGACACAACAACGATATATCATAAATTCAGAGGAAAAAAAGCGGACAACTGTGTTTTTGGTTCAACAAGACCCGACTCAACTGGTTACCCGACCTCTATGACCCGCCCATCTAATACCTCTAGCAGGGGCGGAACTACATTTATTAAAGGGGTAGCCCGGGCTACGGGTCTACTAAATTCATGTAgttaaaatttttcaaaaaaatatgtattttttattggtgctacgggtcaaataaatatgggataccggtcttgtaaccaactttaaacttttgaaacatttttcatcaataaaacttataaagatatatctatacaactaaatcataaaaaaaaactactaaaaaTGCCAAAATTTCttagaattaattaaaaatagccaaaaatctgttaaaaaaatgctaaaaatcgTAACAATTTAGTCGTTATCATTACTTTATGCCGATAAAATGTTAGTGGAAAAAAATTTGTGCTAACAGTCACTTCCGGTTCTGGTTCTCTAGTAAATTCTTATGCGTTTTATCTTGTTTATACATTGATCTTCTTCAGGAGAATTTATCAAGAAGCATAGGCTGCAAAAGGGTGACTATATGCTAATGTACCTCGATTTGGTGAATCAGGAATATGTATGCATGTTAATCCAAATCCTTAAAAAGTTGAAAGTGTCTTCATCTTAATTAGCTTAATATATTCatgtttttgctttataatCAGGTGATTCGAGCTGTTAAAGCTTGTGAATTTGAAGGATGTGTGAACCAAGAAGTGACTGCTCTCATAGAAAATAAAGCAGACGATATGCTACCAAATGATGCTGACTTTGATGCCTACACTACTGACTTTCCTAACATGGATGATCTGCTGGGTACGACTTTCTTGAATGATGACTACTACTTCAGTGACATTCTAAACTCATTTAGTTCGTGGGAAGGATTCATGTCGGGCTACCCAGCAACTCAACCGAGTATTTCCTTTGATAATCTGTCTGATGAGGATCTCTCCCAGTTAAAGGTGTGATGCTGATCCAGTTTATCTTGTCATATTGTGTATATTATCTATACTTAATACTATCTGTAActgtatattataaaaataagcaGCATAAGACTATCATGTATGTTTTGGCTATATCTTTGTGACCATTATATACATGAGTGTGGATATTTTTTTTTCGCATGTACTTCAATAAGTGACATTTGTGTGGATGCATATAAGGCAAGGTAGAATGATATAAATAGCGAATCTTGAGGTTATTCCTTGAGGATTTTGCTGGTTccatgtgtgtgtttgtgtgttttgaacattcacttttaaaataacGAAACTAGCGAGAAGCTAGGATACAAGAGTGTAAGAAAATACATTACAGGGAAGGATCTATATTAAAACAATTCCATTTATTCCATTACAAGTAGAGTTCTGTCAATCGATTGAAGTGCCAGGAGAAAACTTAATGTCTTGATTTCCTTGAAAGCAAACCGGATTGATGGAGCTCTATCGGAGAATATTGAGTCATTTTTGCACTTCCAGATTGTCCAACAATTAGATGATAAGATCAGGTTAGATAGCTTTCTTTTCTTCGTGTGTAGCTTAAGTAGTTCTCGACAGTTGGTTGGCTTAGGTAACGGAATGTTGAACCAAGACAGAATAAGTTGCCATAGTGAATCCACAATGGGGCAGTGGATCAACAGATGATTCGCGTTCTTGTTATGGTGTTGGCATAGAGAACAGGTTGGTCGGATTTGGGGGACATGCCTGAGAATCAATTTATCTGCTGTAGGTAGTCTATTCATCTCATGTCTTCATCCAAGAACATTCACTTTTAGCGATGCGAATGTTGCACCAAGACAGAATATGTTTTATGTTATTCTATTATTCTACTGATGATTTCTGGACATTTACTTGGCAGATTGTGCTCTGGTTTTTTTCGTTTGGTAACATGTAAacacggaaaaaaaaaagtatgacgAGTAATATGTAAAGACCATTATGTAATGACTTCTACAGTTCTACATGGTTGCTCATTTTACTAGTTCTAATATTGAGAAATTAATTAGCAATCGCCATCAGAGACATTTTGGAGTGAAACTCCAGACGAAAGGTTCAACTAAATGCAAAAGTTGTACATCAACCTGAGTTCACAGTTCTAGTTATAGCAACAAAAACAATCATTTACCATATTTATAGTCAATTTgtgcatcataaaaaaaatggttaataTCCAATCTATAGTTAGCAAAAGCCTTTATAATGGTCGTATATCGTTCATATCATTTTTGTACCATTTCACAGCCCCTACAGCCTACTTGGtagttacaagttacaacaAACCACCTCACCAAGACAATCACTAAGAGTCTAAGATCATTCACCCCTGGCAATTTATTAAGCCACACCCTGTCTTTAGCATAAACGGCCATAGCCCATCAGTTACCACAACAGACATGCCATTAAACACAAGATCAATAGAAAATAGCCACCTTATAGTCTTAACTTAGACGTCATAGTAGGCCTGGTCTACTCAAATTTAGAAACTGTAAACATGTGTATTAATCAAAGAACATCACCATTTACCACCATAGAACAAAAAAGCTTGGTATTgttcacaacctaagatgtggATATGGAACCTACCAAGCTACCAATTTACCCATGCATGCATCAGTTTACCTTAAGAGAATAAGAgcacacaaacaaaaattacaGAAACAAAAGAGCTTCTCACATTCATCAAGGGGTGATGCAAATAGTAAAATTCTGAACCCTTTATTTCCAAAAGGGTATCCCGCCTTTCAATCACAACAAAAATTTCTCGCCTGATAAAACAGAGGACAACATGATCCTCTTGAATACCAAAAGAATCCATTAGCGGTATGATAGAGAGAAATATAGAGATAGGAGAAATGTATTGTATTgattaaaaactgaaaatgaaTTACAGAGATATATCGTTTATATAATCCAAATCAACAACTTCGTAACTAACTTCTAACAGACATTCAAACTATTTCTAATTGTGACACTTTCAGTCCCTGTACTTCCGAGTTTCTCCATTTCTTCCTTAATTTGGATAATATGTGTAACATTAGCTCCCCCTTTAAGCATTTTTGCCCTCAAAAATGAAATTGTGGAAACCTCAACTGCATGTCTTCCAAGAATTCCCAAGAAGCATCTGAAACATCCAAGCTTTCCCAGTGAACTAGAATTTGAACAGCCACTTTACCACCTCTCTTGaccattttttttatccaaaatGGCTCTGGGTTGTAATGTGAATCTGTGACCTTGATGGTGATGGAGTTGGTAATGGTCCTACAGCCCTCTTTAACAATGATACATGAAATGTATGATGGATCTGGGTTTCAGCTGGTAAGTCCAATTGATAAGCAACCTTACCAATTCTTTTTATGATAAGAAATGGTCCAAAATACTTAGGACTCAACTTCCTGTTATGATGTGCCTTCAAAGATTGTTGTGCAAAAGGATGTAATTTCACATAAACTCAATCCCCTATTGCAAACTCTCTATCACTTCTATTTGCATCTGCAAACTGTTTCATACGATTCCTTGCCATTCCCAAATTAGATTTAAGCTTTTGTATCATTGCCTCCCTTTCTCTATGTAAATCTTCCACTGCTGCAATATCAGTATCTCCAGGGATAAAAGGAATATGCAAACTGGGTTTGATTCCAAAAAGAGCTTCAAAAGGTGTCATTTTTATGCTTGAATGCCAAGAAGTATTATACCACCACTGAGCTTCAAAGGTACCCAATTTAAGGGTGCATCTAAACACATGCTCCTCAAATAAGCTTCCAAGCATCTATTTAAAACCTCAGTTTGACCATCAGATTGTGGATGATAAGCACTGGACATAGACAACTGAATACCTTGCAGTTTCATGAATTCTTGCCAAAATTTGCTGAGAAATATAGGATCTCTATCTGATATAATTCTGACAGGATTGCCATGGATTTTGAAAAT harbors:
- the LOC122605506 gene encoding histone H2A.Z-specific chaperone CHZ1 is translated as MTDLNEAHQPNVPLPSKRKPTAEDDEIDTAKKIRPETTPAAAVEEKIINGEKTETENDDEDSEEYEAEDEVGSDDDDSDGEEENTNGKGKGIMKDDKGKGKMIEESDDDSDDGSATDSDGDDDLSDDPLAEVDLDNILPSRTRGRSAANSGLRISSNAADGDDKNVK